A genome region from Deltaproteobacteria bacterium includes the following:
- a CDS encoding NADH-quinone oxidoreductase subunit B, producing MLKPEGNVPESPRVGGEEQNVPVLATRLDDAIGFFEKNLSDVLGWARKNSIFQYPFVTACCGMEYMSAMAGRYDIARFGAEFPRFTPRQADLLMIVGTINVKQSPVLKRVYDQMTEPKWVMAFGVCASSGGFYDNYATLQGADRVIPVDVYVPGCPPRPEQVLDGLKILQDKIQNQRHRAATMERAPEVQLDLAARQREHKTRSFLGKLLGK from the coding sequence ATCCTCAAGCCAGAAGGAAACGTTCCGGAGTCGCCGCGGGTCGGCGGCGAGGAGCAGAACGTCCCGGTGCTCGCCACCCGGCTCGACGACGCCATCGGCTTCTTCGAGAAGAACCTCTCCGATGTGCTGGGCTGGGCGCGCAAGAACTCCATCTTCCAGTACCCCTTCGTCACCGCCTGCTGCGGCATGGAGTACATGAGCGCGATGGCAGGCCGCTACGACATCGCCCGCTTCGGCGCCGAGTTTCCCCGTTTCACCCCGCGTCAGGCCGATCTGCTGATGATCGTCGGCACCATCAACGTGAAGCAGTCCCCGGTGCTCAAGCGCGTCTACGATCAGATGACGGAGCCCAAGTGGGTGATGGCCTTCGGCGTCTGCGCCAGCTCGGGCGGCTTCTACGACAACTACGCCACCCTGCAGGGCGCCGACCGCGTCATCCCCGTCGACGTCTACGTCCCCGGCTGCCCGCCGCGGCCGGAGCAGGTGCTCGACGGCCTCAAGATCCTCCAGGACAAGATCCAGAACCAGCGGCACCGCGCGGCCACCATGGAGAGGGCGCCGGAGGTGCAGCTCGATCTCGCCGCCCGGCAGCGCGAACACAAGACCCGGAGCTTCCTCGGCAAGCTGCTGGGGAAATAG
- a CDS encoding NADH-quinone oxidoreductase subunit C yields MSQALIDLVREKFPEAVVSSHSHRGDDVVTVKRENLVEVIDFLRNDPQTDLKLLRQIAGVDLLTYRSEMSGGAALASIEVPAYDVQNKPKVEPRYQVAYNLYSITRHHSLRVRVELRSDDLKVPSITSLYRTADWWERYVYDMFGFEFTGHPNLTRLLMYPEFVGFPLRKDYPVRKRQLLVPELDFPDLVRGPGPGPGGAGVPMSQTHVGRENVDPSTYD; encoded by the coding sequence ATGTCCCAGGCGCTGATCGATCTCGTGCGGGAGAAGTTCCCCGAGGCCGTGGTTTCCTCCCACAGCCACCGCGGAGACGACGTGGTGACGGTCAAGCGGGAGAACCTGGTCGAAGTGATCGATTTTCTGCGCAACGATCCGCAGACCGATCTGAAGCTGCTCCGCCAGATCGCCGGCGTCGACCTGCTCACGTACCGCAGCGAGATGTCCGGCGGCGCCGCGCTCGCCTCCATCGAGGTGCCGGCGTACGACGTGCAGAACAAGCCCAAGGTCGAGCCGCGCTACCAGGTCGCCTACAACCTCTATTCGATCACCAGGCACCACTCGCTGCGCGTGCGCGTCGAGCTGCGCAGCGACGACCTGAAAGTGCCCTCGATCACCTCGCTCTACCGGACCGCCGACTGGTGGGAGCGCTACGTGTACGACATGTTCGGGTTCGAGTTCACCGGGCACCCGAACCTTACGCGCCTCTTGATGTACCCCGAGTTCGTCGGCTTCCCGCTGCGCAAGGACTATCCCGTCCGCAAGCGCCAGCTCCTCGTCCCCGAGCTGGACTTCCCCGACCTCGTGCGCGGCCCCGGCCCCGGTCCGGGCGGCGCCGGCGTCCCGATGAGCCAGACGCACGTCGGCCGCGAGAACGTCGATCCGAGCACCTATGACTGA
- a CDS encoding NADH-quinone oxidoreductase subunit A, with product MDYLSPYIPILVLLLLTGVLCTAIGVLATVLGPRRITRIKETAFECGSPSTGDPHARHSVKFYLVALLFIVFDIESVFIYPWAALLRDLHGEGLGWFAYFEMLSFMVTLALGLVYVWRKGALEFNL from the coding sequence ATGGACTATCTCTCTCCGTACATTCCGATCCTCGTCCTGCTCCTGCTCACCGGCGTGCTCTGCACGGCCATCGGCGTGCTCGCGACGGTGCTCGGCCCCAGGCGGATCACGCGGATCAAGGAGACGGCGTTCGAGTGCGGGTCGCCTTCCACCGGCGATCCACATGCGCGCCATTCGGTGAAGTTCTACCTGGTCGCGCTGCTCTTCATCGTCTTCGATATCGAGAGCGTGTTCATCTACCCGTGGGCTGCGCTCCTGCGCGACCTGCACGGCGAAGGGCTGGGCTGGTTCGCCTACTTCGAGATGCTGTCGTTCATGGTGACGCTCGCGCTGGGCCTCGTCTACGTTTGGCGCAAGGGCGCTCTGGAGTTCAACCTGTGA
- a CDS encoding NADH-quinone oxidoreductase subunit D: MTEPDRRAEGATIASPGFSGTEALQDQDPLSLEAEIPTTPMTVNLGPSHPAMHGTVRLTVTLDGETIVEAIPEIGFLHRGFSKSSENSTWHQVLPYTDRLNYVSPILNNTGYIMGVEKLIGLKPTERAEYLRVLGGEISRICDHLTCVGAIGLELGAFTVFLYAMEARELLWDRISELCGARVTVSWTRIGGVATDTPPGWEQRVRDCLPRVMELTNEIDTLLTRNRIFIDRTRNVGVISGDEAIDWGFTGPCLRACGVNYDVRKAHPYSVYDRMDFEIPLGSRGDTYDRYVLRIEEIRQSHRIVLQCLEQMPPGPIIIDDWRYALPPKKDVFGSIEGVMAHFKLIMEGIPVPAGEVYVYTEGANGELGFHIVSNGKGKPYAIQVRGPGLPILSALPRLIKGHAVADLIPIFDSINMIGGEVEQ; the protein is encoded by the coding sequence ATGACTGAGCCCGATCGACGCGCCGAAGGCGCAACCATAGCGTCCCCTGGGTTTTCGGGGACTGAGGCGCTCCAGGACCAGGATCCGCTCTCGCTGGAAGCGGAGATCCCGACCACCCCGATGACGGTGAACCTGGGTCCCTCGCATCCGGCGATGCACGGGACGGTGCGTCTGACGGTGACGCTCGACGGCGAGACCATCGTGGAGGCCATCCCGGAGATCGGTTTTCTCCACCGCGGCTTCTCCAAGTCGTCGGAGAACTCCACCTGGCACCAGGTGCTGCCCTACACCGACCGGCTGAACTATGTCTCGCCCATCCTCAACAACACCGGCTACATCATGGGCGTCGAGAAGCTGATCGGGCTCAAGCCGACCGAGCGCGCCGAGTACCTGCGCGTCCTGGGCGGCGAGATCAGCCGCATCTGCGACCACCTCACCTGCGTCGGCGCCATCGGCCTCGAGCTGGGGGCGTTCACCGTCTTCCTCTACGCGATGGAGGCGCGCGAGCTGCTCTGGGACCGCATTTCCGAGCTGTGCGGGGCGCGAGTGACGGTTTCCTGGACGCGCATCGGCGGCGTCGCCACTGACACCCCGCCGGGCTGGGAACAGCGGGTGCGCGACTGCCTTCCGCGGGTGATGGAGCTGACCAACGAGATCGACACGCTGCTCACCCGCAACCGCATCTTCATCGACCGCACCCGCAACGTCGGCGTGATCTCCGGCGACGAGGCGATCGACTGGGGCTTCACCGGCCCCTGCTTGCGCGCCTGCGGCGTCAACTACGACGTGCGCAAGGCGCATCCCTATTCGGTCTACGACCGGATGGACTTCGAGATCCCGCTGGGGAGCCGCGGCGACACCTATGATCGATACGTGCTGCGCATCGAGGAGATCCGGCAGTCGCACCGGATCGTCCTGCAGTGCCTGGAGCAGATGCCGCCGGGACCCATCATCATCGACGACTGGCGCTACGCGCTCCCGCCCAAGAAGGACGTCTTCGGCTCCATCGAGGGCGTGATGGCGCACTTCAAGCTGATCATGGAGGGCATCCCGGTGCCCGCCGGCGAGGTCTACGTCTACACCGAGGGCGCCAACGGGGAACTGGGCTTCCACATCGTCTCCAACGGGAAGGGCAAGCCGTACGCGATCCAGGTGCGGGGGCCGGGATTGCCCATCCTCTCGGCGTTGCCGCGGCTGATCAAAGGACACGCAGTGGCCGACCTGATTCCGATCTTCGACTCGATCAACATGATCGGCGGCGAGGTGGAACAGTGA